Proteins encoded by one window of Actinomycetota bacterium:
- a CDS encoding SEL1-like repeat protein, with translation MPRIIFKCRYIKNAAVHLENLVEYVATREGVEMIPQDKHTLTVTEKQKKLMADILAQLPDTGDLFEYEDYLNQPTAENASEFITVALDQNLDRLSHQEVYVNYIATRPRAEKLGNHGLFSDEDTPLVLSRVAEEVGGHAGNVWTPIISLRREDAVRLGYDNTSAWMALIRKQRNIFAEQMKIAPENLRWYAAFHNEGHHPHCHMIVYSVNPREGYVTKIAIDKMRSSLAKEIFQQDLIQIYSEQTAQRNELAGKSREALREIIGRMSSGAYESETIEALLKHLAERLKHTSGKKQYGYLKAPLKAIVDQIVDELAKNERVSEAYAKWQELRNEVLRTYTDKLPDKLPDPLPLSRQKEFKHIKNMVISEAMNIGGHHFTFEGDESADILNEETVSTTQEFDSMMTENELTLVTDEAPEDGDDMPPPASEGSFRADSEDAGSGRPHIAWSDRYKEAGAFFYGSDELEPDFEQALRLFLLEAEAGNALAMHDLGRMYADGLGVDMDVEAASSWYEKALSAFLDIEANEENRYVEYRIGKMHAAGLGTKQDYEEAAGWFEMAASRNHKYAQYSLAGLYYRGQGVDQSFENAFELYRRSARQRVPYADYELAKMYRDGIGTEKNGEDSELHFEKAFYGFKRLEEQSHDDKLQYRLGQMLYSGTGTEENVEVAIVYFEKAARLGNVHAQYMLGKIYLDVDSGDENAERAVQWLTKAAENGNSL, from the coding sequence ACCCGTGAAGGTGTGGAGATGATCCCGCAGGATAAGCATACATTGACGGTCACAGAGAAACAGAAGAAGCTCATGGCGGACATCCTGGCACAGCTTCCGGATACTGGGGATTTATTTGAGTATGAGGATTATCTTAATCAGCCTACTGCAGAAAATGCTTCCGAGTTTATTACAGTCGCACTGGATCAGAATCTCGATCGGCTGTCTCATCAGGAGGTCTATGTCAATTACATCGCCACCCGTCCCCGCGCTGAAAAGCTGGGCAATCACGGACTGTTCTCTGATGAGGATACTCCGCTGGTGCTGTCAAGAGTAGCGGAGGAAGTCGGAGGTCATGCAGGGAACGTCTGGACGCCTATTATATCTCTGCGACGGGAGGATGCTGTCCGGTTGGGGTATGACAATACCTCTGCGTGGATGGCACTCATCCGCAAGCAGAGGAATATCTTTGCCGAGCAGATGAAAATAGCTCCGGAAAACCTGCGCTGGTATGCTGCATTTCATAACGAAGGCCATCATCCTCACTGCCACATGATAGTATACTCGGTGAATCCCCGCGAAGGGTATGTCACAAAAATTGCCATTGATAAAATGCGGAGCAGTCTGGCAAAGGAAATCTTTCAGCAGGATTTAATTCAGATATATTCTGAGCAAACCGCTCAAAGAAACGAGCTTGCCGGCAAGAGCCGTGAAGCCTTAAGAGAGATTATAGGCAGAATGAGTAGCGGTGCCTATGAAAGCGAAACTATTGAGGCACTGCTCAAGCATCTGGCAGAACGGTTGAAGCACACCTCCGGAAAGAAGCAATACGGTTATCTAAAAGCGCCCCTTAAAGCAATCGTGGATCAGATCGTAGATGAACTGGCGAAGAATGAGCGGGTGTCGGAAGCCTATGCAAAATGGCAGGAGCTTCGGAACGAAGTCCTGCGAACATATACTGATAAGCTTCCTGATAAGCTTCCTGATCCGCTGCCGCTTTCACGGCAGAAGGAATTTAAGCACATCAAGAATATGGTGATCTCCGAAGCCATGAATATCGGCGGTCACCATTTTACATTTGAAGGCGATGAGTCTGCGGATATATTAAATGAAGAAACTGTATCGACGACCCAAGAATTCGATTCCATGATGACGGAGAATGAACTAACTCTGGTCACGGATGAAGCACCGGAGGATGGTGATGATATGCCGCCTCCTGCTTCGGAGGGTTCATTCCGTGCGGATTCCGAAGATGCTGGTTCCGGAAGACCGCACATCGCGTGGAGTGATCGATATAAGGAGGCTGGCGCTTTTTTCTATGGCAGTGATGAGCTGGAGCCTGATTTTGAACAGGCTCTTCGTTTATTTTTGCTAGAAGCCGAAGCAGGCAACGCGCTCGCCATGCACGATCTCGGCAGGATGTACGCAGATGGGCTTGGAGTGGATATGGATGTCGAAGCCGCATCCAGTTGGTATGAAAAAGCACTTTCCGCATTTCTGGACATCGAAGCAAATGAGGAAAATCGGTATGTGGAATACCGCATCGGGAAAATGCATGCGGCAGGACTTGGCACGAAGCAGGATTATGAGGAAGCGGCTGGATGGTTTGAAATGGCGGCCTCGAGAAACCACAAATATGCCCAATATTCTCTTGCTGGTCTGTACTACCGGGGACAGGGCGTGGACCAGAGTTTTGAAAACGCCTTTGAATTATACCGCAGGTCTGCCAGACAGCGTGTGCCGTATGCCGATTACGAGCTGGCGAAGATGTATCGGGACGGAATTGGCACGGAGAAGAACGGCGAAGATTCAGAGCTGCACTTCGAGAAAGCCTTTTACGGCTTTAAGCGGCTGGAGGAACAGAGTCATGACGATAAGCTCCAGTACCGACTGGGGCAAATGCTCTACAGCGGAACCGGTACTGAAGAGAATGTGGAAGTGGCCATTGTATATTTTGAAAAGGCCGCCCGGCTTGGCAATGTCCACGCACAATACATGCTCGGCAAAATCTATCTGGATGTGGACAGTGGTGATGAAAATGCTGAAAGGGCCGTCCAGTGGCTGACCAAAGCCGCAGAGAACGGCAACAGTCTG